The Nitrospira sp. sequence AAGCGGGTGCTGTCGTCTGCCCCGCAAGGCGGAGGGTTCAGCCCGGCCTCCCACATTCTTAACCATCAAGTTGAAGCGAATCCCGGTTCGAACGGGCGTGTTCCCGATCCGGCGCGTTACCTGCGAAAATTGGCTGTTCAACTGGGGGTCGCTACGAGAACCGTCGGACTCATGACCGCCGTCCCAATGACGCAATTAGTCACGGCTCGAGCTGCGGCGGGGCAGCTCTGGGTGGAGTGTTTTGCCACCGTCGGAGTGACGAATGCGGTCCGGGCCGGGGACCGGCCGCTGCGCCGCATTCATCGAAGGGGAACGTTCAGACCCGGAACGATCAATCTGATCATCGTCACGAACGGGAGTCTTTCAGGCGCCGCCATGGTCGGGGCGGTGCAGG is a genomic window containing:
- a CDS encoding adenosylcobinamide amidohydrolase; its protein translation is MKGTSTRVRTRYRVIGPTLVISLGGRKRVLSSAPQGGGFSPASHILNHQVEANPGSNGRVPDPARYLRKLAVQLGVATRTVGLMTAVPMTQLVTARAAAGQLWVECFATVGVTNAVRAGDRPLRRIHRRGTFRPGTINLIIVTNGSLSGAAMVGAVQVATEAKTGVLRDHGVPTWEGRSGATGTGTDAVVIACQVRGLGPPHVYSGTHTTMGALVGQAVADCVSRGLAKAKQWQRKHR